A single window of bacterium DNA harbors:
- a CDS encoding aldo/keto reductase → MKTRKLGRTDLNLSTIGLGTWAIGGSGWKFSWGPQDDKESISAIRRALELGINWIDTAAVYGLGHSEEIVGKAIRGLRDKPIIATKCGRFGDRKGDLFGRLKKESIRSEVEASLKRLNIEVIDLYQIHWPQPEEDIEEAWTTLGDLIKEGKIRYAGVSNFNIKQLKRVQPIHLVDSFQPPYSMLERGIEGKILQYCSANNIGVIVYSPMQKGLLTGKFTRERAHKLPEDDHRRRDPRFQEPELSANLKLVEDLRLIAEKSGRTVAQLAIAWVLRHPEVTAAIVGARRPSQIEETVIAGDWVLSKEHIAVIEALLDRHQKAS, encoded by the coding sequence ATGAAAACAAGAAAATTAGGTCGGACAGACCTGAACCTGTCGACTATTGGACTGGGTACGTGGGCAATCGGAGGCAGTGGCTGGAAATTCAGCTGGGGTCCCCAGGATGACAAAGAGTCAATTTCCGCCATCCGGCGCGCACTTGAATTGGGAATCAACTGGATAGACACAGCAGCAGTTTACGGACTTGGCCACTCCGAAGAAATTGTGGGAAAAGCCATCAGAGGATTACGCGATAAGCCTATCATTGCTACCAAATGCGGGCGGTTTGGAGATAGGAAAGGAGACTTATTCGGACGCCTCAAAAAGGAAAGTATCCGTTCCGAAGTTGAAGCGAGCCTGAAAAGACTCAATATTGAGGTTATTGACCTTTATCAGATTCACTGGCCACAGCCCGAGGAAGACATTGAGGAAGCCTGGACCACCTTAGGAGATTTGATAAAAGAAGGTAAAATTCGTTATGCCGGGGTGTCTAATTTTAATATAAAACAATTGAAACGTGTCCAACCAATTCATCTTGTAGACTCTTTTCAACCGCCTTATAGTATGCTGGAGCGTGGTATTGAGGGAAAAATCCTCCAATACTGTTCAGCAAACAATATCGGAGTAATCGTCTACAGCCCCATGCAGAAAGGCCTTTTAACCGGGAAATTTACTAGGGAACGCGCGCATAAGTTGCCCGAGGATGACCACCGACGTAGAGACCCTCGCTTTCAGGAACCCGAGTTGAGTGCTAATCTTAAATTGGTTGAAGACCTGCGGCTTATTGCCGAAAAGAGTGGTAGAACTGTAGCCCAGTTAGCAATAGCCTGGGTCTTGCGGCATCCTGAGGTAACTGCAGCCATTGTGGGTGCAAGGCGTCCATCTCAGATTGAGGAAACCGTTATTGCTGGAGATTGGGTGCTTTCTAAAGAACACATTGCAGTCATTGAGGCGTTACTTGACAGGCATCAAAAGGCGTCGTAG